In Nocardioides nitrophenolicus, the genomic window ACTTCGCGAAGGCCCCAGGAGCGGACCAGCGCGCCGATCTCAGCGGCCACGGACTCCTGGTCGTCCCTCTCGGTTGTTGCGGTCATCGCGATCCCTTTCTTGTTCGATCATCTCGGCACCCGGGCCCACGGAAGGAGTCCCTTCGGCACTACTCGCGGATCAGGCCGTCCGGGCGGCTCGTTCTGTAATAATGTTCGGCATCGATTTACTGGAGGGCATCCCAATGACGTCTCTGAACCAGTCGGCGGCGCAGCGGCCGCCGAAGGCAGCCATGCTGGTGGCCCAGCGGATCGTCCAGGACGCCCTGCGCGCGGGACTCGGGGAGGGCGACCTGCTGGCGCCCGAGAAGGTGATGCTGGAGAAGTACCAGACCGGCCGCGGGACGCTGCGCGAAGCGCTGCGCCTGCTGGAGTTCCAGGGAGTCATCGCCCTCAAGCCCGGTCCCCGCGGCGGCCCGGTCCTGCAGAGCCCCAGCGCCACCCACCTCGGCAGCACGCTGGTGCTGCTCATGCAGCTGCGCTCGGCGCCCTTCCGGACGATCGTCGAGGTGCGCTCGGCCGTGGAGCCGATGATCAGCAGCATGGCCGCCAACAAGATGACCGACGAGGAGCTCCTCGAGCTGCGCGGCACGGTCGACCAGATGCGCGACGAGATCGACGACCAGTACTCCTTCCTCGACGCCAACAAGCGCTTCCACGACGTCATCGCCTGGTCGTCCGGCAACGCGCTGTTCGGCTACCTCATCGAGTCGCTGCTCTCGATCATGGACGGCACCCTGATCGGCATCGACTACCCGCAGTACCGCCGCGAGGCGATCCTCAAGGCCCACCAGGAGATCTACGACGCCCTCGAGTCCCGCGACCCCGATGTCGCGATGGACCGGATGCGCGAGCACATCCAGGCCTACGAGCGGTACGCCGAGCGCAAGTTCCCCCAGGTGATGAACGAGATCATCCCGTGGGAGCAGCGCTTCTTCTCCTGAGCCCGGGCCGCGACGGACGCGACGAGAGGTCGCGTCGGGACGACCTCCCGGCGCGACCTCTCGTGTCATCTCGCTCAGCGCGGCTCGGCGAGGGCGGCCTCGCCCAGGAAGGCCCGCAGGACCGAGGCGTTGTTGCGGGCCTCGC contains:
- a CDS encoding FadR/GntR family transcriptional regulator, with the protein product MTSLNQSAAQRPPKAAMLVAQRIVQDALRAGLGEGDLLAPEKVMLEKYQTGRGTLREALRLLEFQGVIALKPGPRGGPVLQSPSATHLGSTLVLLMQLRSAPFRTIVEVRSAVEPMISSMAANKMTDEELLELRGTVDQMRDEIDDQYSFLDANKRFHDVIAWSSGNALFGYLIESLLSIMDGTLIGIDYPQYRREAILKAHQEIYDALESRDPDVAMDRMREHIQAYERYAERKFPQVMNEIIPWEQRFFS